From the Polaribacter huanghezhanensis genome, the window ATTTTTAGTTCTACTATGCGTAATGGTAACAGTTGCATTTCCTGCAGTTCTTTTTTGAGACATTAGAATACTCATCGGACTTCCAACAATATGACTTCTACCAATAATTACAACATGTCTTCCGCTTGTTTCTACTTTATAACGTTCTAATAACTCTAAAATTCCAAACGGAGTTGCAGGCAAGAATGTAGGTAAGTTTAAAGCCATTTTTCCAACATTTGTTGGATGAAACCCGTCAACATCTTTAGCAGGATTTACAGCCATTAATACTTTTTGTTCATCAATATGATTTGGTAATGGTAATTGAACTATAAATCCATCTATTTCAGAATTTGTATTTAGTTTTTCAATTTCTTGTAATAATTTTTCTTCTGATATTTCTTCTGATAAGCGAACTAAAGTTGATTCAAACCCTGCTTTTGCACAGGCTTTTACTTTCGCATTTACGTAGGTTAAACTTGCGCCGTTACTACCAACTAAAATTGCTGCTAAATGTGGGGCTCTAATTCCAGTAGCAGTTAACTTTTGTACTTCAATTGCTATTTCTTCTTTAATCTGGTTTGATGTTGCTTTGCCGTCTAGTAATATCATTATTGTTTTGTGTTATTGGCTTATTATGTAAACGAAAAAGAGACAAACGCTTTGTTTATCTCTTTTAAAATTTTATTTCATTCCTTGCATCATTTGCATCATTTTTCTGCCGCCGCCGCCTTGCATCATCTTCATCATTTTACTCATTTGATTAAATTGTTTCATCAATTGATTGACGTCTTGAACAGTAGATCCAGATCCTTTTGCGATTCGTTTTTTTCTGCTTGAGTTTATTGTGCTTGGTGTGCTTCTTTCTGATGGCGTCATCGAATGGATAATGGCTTCAATTCCTTTAAAAGAATCATCATCAATGTCAACATCTTTCATAGCTTTTCCAGCTCCAGGAATCATTCCAACTAAATCTTTCATGTTTCCCATCTTTTTGATTTGTTGAATCTGCGTTAAAAAATCATCAAAACCAAATTGATTTTTCGCAATTTTCTTTTGTAATTTTCTAGCTGATTCTTCATCAAATTGTTCTTGAGCACGTTCTACAAGAGATACAACATCTCCCATTCCCAAGATTCTATCCGCCATTCTATCTGGATGAAAAACATCAATTGCTTCCATTTTTTCTCCAGTTCCAATAAATTTTATTGGTTTATCTACTACAGATTTTATGGTTAATGCTGCTCCACCACGTGTATCACCATCTAATTTTGTTAAAATAACACCCTCAAAGTTTAAAACATCATTAAAAGCTTTTGCTGTATTTACAGCATCTTGCCCAGTCATAGAATCTACAACAAACAATGTTTCTTGCGGATTTACAGCTTTATGAATGTTAGAAATTTCGGTCATCATTTCTTTATCAACAGCTAAACGACCAGCAGTATCAATAATGACTACATTTTTACCAGTTGCTTTTGCGTGTTTGATAGCATTTTGAGAAATTTCTACAGGATTGTTATTGCCAACTTCTGCATACACTTCTACGCCAATTTGATCTCCAACAACTTGCAATTGATTTATGGCTGCCGGACGATACACATCACAACCAACTAATAAAACTTGTTTTGTTTTTTTAGTTTTTAAGTAGTTTGCTAATTTTCCAGAAAAGGTAGTTTTACCAGAACCTTGCAAACCAGACATTAAAATTACAGTTGGAGAACCACCAAGATTGATCCCTACGGTTTCTCCGCCCATTAATTCGGTTAACTCATCCTTAACCAACTTTACCATTAGCTGTCCAGGATTTAATGTAGTTAATACATCTTGTCCTAAAGCTTTAGTTTGTACGTTTTTGGTAAAATCTTTGGCTATTTTAAAGTTAACATCGGCATCTAATAAAGCTCTACGAACTTCTTTTAGTGTTTCTGCAACGTTTACTTCTGTAATACTACCGTGCCCTTTTAATGTGTGTAAGGCTTTATCTAATTTGTCGCTTAAATTATTAAACATGTGCTTTGTGTTCTTTTTTTGGAAGCACAAATATAAGAAAATAGCATGATTTTTATAAGGAAATAATGTGTTATTTAGATTTTGAAAATAGACTCAAAAAGAAATTAAATAAATGAAAAAGCGTGGCTAAAAGAAAGAATAAAAAAGAAATAAAAAGGATGAAATTTGAGTTGTCTATCACTAAATTTTCATTTGCTTGATTTGCTGATTGAAGCCAACTCCAATTTTTATGCGTGACTAATAGAGTAAAAGAAACCACTTGTAATGTTATGTGAATTATAGTTAACCCTTTTTTGGGAGTTGTGCAAAAGTTTTATCGCCCAAACTTTTGTTATATTCAAGCTGTTTTAGTACGCTTGGCAGATAAGAAGTATCCATTATACCAATCAATATTGAATTAAAAAATAAAGATACGTTATTATTTATTTGAATTTGGAATAAATAGTAACGCAATTCCGTTAATGCAATGTCTTAAACCAGTTGTTTCTTTTGGACCATCTTCAAAAGAATGCCCTAAATGTCCGCCACAAACAGCACACTTTAATTCAGTTCTTGCTACTCCAATTTCATAATCAACATCAAGTTCAACGTTTCCTGTAATTGCTCTATCAAAACTTGGCCAACCAGTACCAGAATCAAATTTATATTTAGATAAATACAAAGGTGTTTTACACGCCGCACAAACATAAACACCTTCAGCTTTATTAGTGTTATATGGATGAAAAAAAGGTTTTTCTGTAGCAGATTCTCTTAAAACATTATATTGAGCAGGAGATAAAATGTTCCTCCATTCAGTTGCTGTTTTAACTATTTTATATGGAGACTTTTTTGATTTCTTTTCTTGTGCATTGGTTGAACAACTGATAAAAGAAACGAGTATAATAAGAGAAAATAGTTTTTGCATTTTATTTTATTTTTACTTTAGGTCGATACAAGTTAAATCATCTTACAAGAAAAGCATTTTATTTTAAATAGAATATGTAAGTTTATCTTTCGTTAAAACGATATAATATTATGAACAGATGTATGAAAAAAATAACGACTTTACTACTTGTTTCAACCTTTTTAGTACAATGTAGTACGGTGCCAATTACTGGAAGGAAAAGATTAGATTTAGTAAGTGATGCACAAGCATTACCTGCAAGTTTTGCACAATACAAAGGCTTTATAGAAAAGAATAAAATTTCTAAAAACACCAAAGAAACTAAAGAAATTAAAGAGGTAGGAAAAAGAATTTCTGAAGCTGTAGATCGGTTTATGCGTGCAAATAACATGAGCAAAGAAGCAGATGCTTATAGATGGGAATTTAATTTAATTGAAGATAAAACAGTAAATGCTTGGTGTATGCCAGGAGGAAAAGTAGTTTTTTACACAGGGATTTTACCAATTTGTGAAAATGAAGATGGTATAGCAGCAGTTATGGGACACGAAGTTGCACATGCTTTTGCAAGACACGGACAAGAACGGATGTCTCAAGCAATGGCGCAGCAAGGGTTGTCTTTAGCGGTTGCTTACGGAACAAGAAATGATGAAAACTCTAAAATCTGGAACTTAGTATATGGAGTTGGTTCGCAAGTCGGAATGTTAGCGTATAGTAGAACTCACGAATCTGAAGCAGACAAATTAGGTTTAATATTTATGATTATGGCTGGTTATAATGGAGAAGAAGCTGCGCAAGTTTGGGTAAGAATGAGTAAAAGAACTGGTAAATCTTCTCAACCAGAATTTTTAAGCACGCATCCTTCAAATGAATCAAGAATACAAACATTAAAAGCATACTTACCAGAAGCAACAGCTTTGGCTAAAAAATTTAACGCAACTCCAATTGTAAAATAAAAGTTTATCTTGTGTTCTCAAACTAACTAAATTTTACTTTCATGCTAAAAATAGGAGATAAGAGACTTATTAATGGATGGGCTTTTTACGACTGGGCTAATTCAGTGTATTCATTAGTAATTAGTACCGCAGTTTTTCCGTTGTATTATGCTGCAATTACAAAAGGAAAAACGGTGCAATTTCTAGGAATGGACTGGGATCATCCAGATACTTTATATAGTTACGCCTTGTCCTTTTCTTTTTTGATTGTTGCATTTATGTCGCCAATTTTATCCGGTATTGCAGATTATACAGGAAGTAAGAAAAAATTTATGAAATTTTTCTGTGCTTTAGGCTCAGTTTCTGTAATGAGTTTATACTTTTTTGATAGTGTTGATACCGTTTGGATTGGAATTGT encodes:
- a CDS encoding M48 family metallopeptidase, with protein sequence MKKITTLLLVSTFLVQCSTVPITGRKRLDLVSDAQALPASFAQYKGFIEKNKISKNTKETKEIKEVGKRISEAVDRFMRANNMSKEADAYRWEFNLIEDKTVNAWCMPGGKVVFYTGILPICENEDGIAAVMGHEVAHAFARHGQERMSQAMAQQGLSLAVAYGTRNDENSKIWNLVYGVGSQVGMLAYSRTHESEADKLGLIFMIMAGYNGEEAAQVWVRMSKRTGKSSQPEFLSTHPSNESRIQTLKAYLPEATALAKKFNATPIVK
- the ffh gene encoding signal recognition particle protein: MFNNLSDKLDKALHTLKGHGSITEVNVAETLKEVRRALLDADVNFKIAKDFTKNVQTKALGQDVLTTLNPGQLMVKLVKDELTELMGGETVGINLGGSPTVILMSGLQGSGKTTFSGKLANYLKTKKTKQVLLVGCDVYRPAAINQLQVVGDQIGVEVYAEVGNNNPVEISQNAIKHAKATGKNVVIIDTAGRLAVDKEMMTEISNIHKAVNPQETLFVVDSMTGQDAVNTAKAFNDVLNFEGVILTKLDGDTRGGAALTIKSVVDKPIKFIGTGEKMEAIDVFHPDRMADRILGMGDVVSLVERAQEQFDEESARKLQKKIAKNQFGFDDFLTQIQQIKKMGNMKDLVGMIPGAGKAMKDVDIDDDSFKGIEAIIHSMTPSERSTPSTINSSRKKRIAKGSGSTVQDVNQLMKQFNQMSKMMKMMQGGGGRKMMQMMQGMK
- a CDS encoding bifunctional 5,10-methylenetetrahydrofolate dehydrogenase/5,10-methenyltetrahydrofolate cyclohydrolase yields the protein MILLDGKATSNQIKEEIAIEVQKLTATGIRAPHLAAILVGSNGASLTYVNAKVKACAKAGFESTLVRLSEEISEEKLLQEIEKLNTNSEIDGFIVQLPLPNHIDEQKVLMAVNPAKDVDGFHPTNVGKMALNLPTFLPATPFGILELLERYKVETSGRHVVIIGRSHIVGSPMSILMSQKRTAGNATVTITHSRTKNLKEITIQADIVVAALGIPEFLTADMVKDGVTIIDVGITRVADNTKKKGYRLTGDVHFESVSKKASFITPVPGGVGPMTIAMLLKNTLLAAKIRS
- the msrB gene encoding peptide-methionine (R)-S-oxide reductase MsrB — protein: MQKLFSLIILVSFISCSTNAQEKKSKKSPYKIVKTATEWRNILSPAQYNVLRESATEKPFFHPYNTNKAEGVYVCAACKTPLYLSKYKFDSGTGWPSFDRAITGNVELDVDYEIGVARTELKCAVCGGHLGHSFEDGPKETTGLRHCINGIALLFIPNSNK